The following coding sequences are from one Arachis hypogaea cultivar Tifrunner chromosome 7, arahy.Tifrunner.gnm2.J5K5, whole genome shotgun sequence window:
- the LOC112703114 gene encoding uncharacterized protein — translation MEREDEDATQERRLFRRAQSSLLGSIEAAAAARACRAPSTRFQIVLGVERGLQYLHEDSHLRIVHRDIKASNILLDHKFHPKIGDFGLARFFPEDQAYLSTQFAGTFAKRAVFAGARTLSRTKAKSCHHWSWAFWHVNYSGTLRSRTRVPEKYTGVAEADFLIKVEDFFRYFFSDDAVNFILEQNLVAHPAPPASAVFTCCFTNSFSSILPAAILSCAIRGCYFQQGMEVKMEMKVEDAYRKSMETVLNWIQDTVNLNKSQVFFRTYTPVHFRSGDWRSGGSCHLETLPELNMSLVPNDN, via the exons ATGGAGAGAGAGGACGAAGATGCGACGCAAGAGAGGAGGCTGTTCCGTCGTGCACAGTCGTCGCTCCTGGGGTCGATTGAAGCCGCCGCCGCAGCTAGGGCTTGCCGTGCTCCT AGCACTAGGTTCCAAATTGTTCTAGGCGTGGAAAGGGGATTGCAGTACCTTCATGAGGATTCACATCTAAGAATTGTTCACCGAGACATCAAAGCAAGCAACATTCTTCTTGATCATAAGTTTCATCCCAAGATTGGAGACTTTGGCCTTGCCAGGTTCTTCCCTGAAGACCAAGCTTATCTTAGCACACAATTCGCTGGAACATT TGCCAAAAGGGCTGTTTTCGCCGGAGCCAGAACATTATCGAGGACCAAAGCTAAAAGTTGCCATCATTGGAGCTGGGCTTTCTGGCATGTCAACTACAGTGGAACTCTTAGATCAAGGACACGAG TCCCAGAAAAATACACAGGTGTTGCAGAAGCTGATTTTCTG ATAAAGGTTGAAGACTTCTTTAGGTACTTTTTCTCAGATGATGCTGTAAACTTTATCTTG GAGCAAAATTTGGTGGCTCACCCAGCACCACCAGCGTCTGCTGTGTTTACCTGCTGTTTCACAAATTCCTTTTCTTCGATTCTGCCTGCTGCTATTCTGTCCTGTGCTATCCG GGGCTGTTATTTCCAACAAGGTATGGAAGTTAAGATGGAAATGAAGGTGGAAGATGCATATAGGAAGTCAATGGAGACAGTGTTGAATTGGATACAAGATACTGTAAATCTTAACAAGAGTCAAGTTTTCTTTCGTACATATACACCCGTGCACTTCAG AAGTGGAGATTGGAGAAGCGGTGGAAGTTGTCATTTGGAAACACTGCCAGAGCTTAACATGTCATTAGTGCCTAATGATAACTGA